The nucleotide window TTTTCTGTCAGCTCAGAGTATTTTCATCATAGTTGAAAGTCTTTGATACCAGACTGTCCAGTCGTGTGTCTAAGTGTCAGAGATAATCTTGTTGTAAACTGGAGTTTGTTATTCTGGGAGATGATAACTCCGTCTTCATTGCAGTTTGATGTGCCAAGAGGCTCGTGCAGacagatagtttttttttttttaatcttctttcTTGTACAGTAACACGTGCTTGTCTTTTTGTAGCTTTAATGTTCCTGGTCTAGAGAGGTTACCCACATATGAATGGAAATCCCCACCATCTACCTCTCAGGTCGCCCCTCTGTACACAGCAGCTCAGAGCAACAGGCGCAAGTAAgtcattttcttattcattcTCTCTCATGCTGAATAACCTGTGTCTCATTCTTATATTTCTTTAAACTCTCATCCATCATATCAAAGTTTACCTTTTAATATGTTTTGTCACGTGTTTCCTTATTGGTGTCTTTCTTCCAGGAGGCAGAACGAGGAATACAGCCCCCATGTCGTGAAACGCCAACGCCTCGACTCCTCTACCCACCCAAAGACAGGGTCCACTTCAGTTCGATACCCTCCCCGTCCTTGTCGTCCAGACCAAGTGTTTGCTGGGTCCTCGCAATCGTCCTTCTCTGGTTTTCATCCCAGCCCACACCCCAATCCCTGGCCTGAGGTGCCTCCTGTCCCAGAAAACCCCATCCGCCTGCAGACCTATGACAAGGACAAGGTACTGTGTATTCAAATGGTATTAATCTGCAGCTAACATATATCAAGTTTGACTGATGTGTTTGTACGTGCAGGTGTGCTTTGGTTTAGTTAAGGTTACATGTGTTTGTGCCCTCAGCTGAGCACTCAGATGGTGGAGCTGTTTGAGGCATGTCAGCAGCAACTTTCAGATCTGACCTGGAAGGAGATGTGCAGAGCTCGGCTGCAGCAAGACATACAGCGAGTCTATGCAGGTGTGTTAAACTATTATACCGTCACTTTCTGCTCTGATTTTCTGTTGTGATTCTTTGTAATTTAATGTGTTTCTGCCTGTAGCACGACTTTACTTAACTGGATCTTCCATGAGTGGATTTGGCTGCCGCAGCAGTGATGCTGATCTGTGTCTGGTCCTTCAGGTTCAAGTAAGTATCTCTGACTCTCTGCAGCAAATGTCATAGTATATATATCTAAAATGTACAGTCATATCTACTTTCACTTGGACATctacacattgttttttgtttcagaaaaGACCTGATGCTATTAATGTGCTCTCTGTACTGCAAAAGCTGTTTAAAACACTCCGTGAGTAATAAGAAATAATTTTGCAAATATCCATAAGTTTGAATAAGATATATAATATTAGCTTTGAACATGGAAACACTGTCATGCTATCTTACTACCATCTTACTTCTTATTGAGCTTTGCCTCttttgtcctctgtctctgtatTCTCTGCAGCCTCCACTAGGTGGAgcattttatacagttttaaaaGGAGGTTCACGTTTGaaggaaaatgaaactgaaactaaaatgaATCTCATGATGCTTGTTTTGATTTATAGCTTATGTAGAAAGGACACAGCTAATCAGAGCCAAAGTGCCAATCCTCAGGTTCAAAGAAAAAGACAGGTAGAAGCAAAAGAGTTAAACATTTGAAGCTTTACTacatcaaatcagaaagtagTCTTAATGTGAATCTGTCACTATGCCTCCCTCCTTTAGTAATCTGGAGTTTGATCTAAATATCAACAACATAACGGGCATCAGAAACACATTCCTTCTGAGGAGTTACGCTTATGGTGGGTAAGAGTAaaatttcagtttctgtgtAACTATTCATTGTCTTTTTCCATGTCAGCTGTAGGAATGAAGATAAAGAGTTTTCTTGTTTtgacctgctgtgtttgtttgtgttgtttctcacaGCTGATCTCAGGATAAAGCCCATGATTCTCGTCATCAAGAAGTGGGCACGGCATCACCAAATCAATGATGCCAGCAAAGGAACATTAAGCAGCTACACACTGGTGCTTATGATCCTGCACTACCTGCAAAGTCAGTACAATCACACCCaagcaaaaaaatgtgttgttgtttactctGTACCTTTTGATTGGAGTGAATCTCATCATGTATGTGATGTTGCTTTCGTTACAGCTCTTAATGAACCGGTCCTTCCTTCTCTGCAGAGGGACCACCCAGTGAGTGTGTTCATTGCTTATGTCATGTAAATCCTTCTCTCAGAATcataactgtattttttttaaaccctccCTAGCTGGAAACTTTAATATGAAAAGTCAACAGTATATACTCAATTATATCTCAACTTCTGGCTattgtctgcaatgggaatggatacaattggCATTTACTCCCTGGTCAAATGAACCTGCAGTTCACACAAGTTTGATTCAGCCTCGGCTCTGATCGGCCACTATGAAAATATGACACCCAAGTGCAGATCTGGAAAGACCACAAGTTGAGAGAGCGCCttagtttttgttgtgttcatgACGTCAAACATGTttgcagacatttctttttatgaTGTAAAATAGAACAACTGTCACAAAGAAAGAATCTATTTAATGATGAAAAGCAGTTGTGGACAAAACTCAAGTCCTCTATAACtgttatattttatgttattaaCTTCACTTTGACAGGTTATCATCCACATTTTAAATGGTTATAAATCATTTCACACCTCCCTAATGTGCAGTGTCAGCCAGTTTTGAGCATTTGTCCTGTGCCTTGATTTTCAGGAGTGTTTCAATCCCTTCATGGACATCGACATGGTTCCAGAGGGACCCAAAAACATCCCCCCCTTCATCTCTAGAAACCAGTCTTCTCTAGGAGACCTGCTTCTGGGCTTTCTTAAATACTATGCCACAAACTTCAGGTATCTCCCTTGAACATCACATTAATGAGTCTCATGTTTCAGATGCACGGACGGTTCCCTTTGCCTGCTCATTGTCTCGCTCCCATTTCTCGTCTCCTGTCGCCAacatcttctccctcttcagTCCCCctatctctcccctccttcctctatCCTGCATCCTCTACTCTGGTGTCATGTTTCTGGGTGAGAGGCAGGAGCAGGTGGGACCTTTGGCCTTACACAGCACTTACATGACAAACCACGGTCACTGTGTTTGCAGTATGTGTGTTACCATGTCATGCCGCAGTCAAGAGGTTGAACTAGAACTCACCACAAAAACATGCacttattttatcattttacagaattaaaCGCTCAAACAGGTCAAACTTGATGAgtgattcagttttttatgcctcagcgacagccagtggcaGGAGGCTTACAACTGCAGTGCAGGGATTCTAGTTTTCCCTTGATGTTACTCCTGGAAAAAAAGAATCGTAACAAAACCATTTGTTACAACAACTCAAATCCATAAACTAAACAATTATACCTGAGAAGACTGAACTATGTGACAGTGAATGTTTAATTGGATCCTATTTtgtgcacacaaaaacattctCTGAATGCATCAAATTCAAGGTACAATGAAGCTCTATCATTTAAGTCTTAAAAATAGAAAGACAGACAATAGACAGGCAGAAActgttgaagagaaaacaatttCATCAACTTTCTTTCAGTAACTTTATGGCAAAGTAAGAATGAAAAGCCTTTGTTCCTTGCCATATTATGATGATCAtgtaacaaaaagtaaaaagagcTACTTGATATTATTATCGTCTCTCAGGAAGTTACTGTTTTCATCCTGTACTGAAGTGAAACTAACAGGTGCCTAGAATCTAAAAATGTTTGCTTGTTGGCATtgaaatgtgcatgttttgtaGCTGATTAGCTACAACCTGCAAAGTCACTGATGTGGTTCTTGAGGACCTTGTTCATTGTGTTTAATTTCAGTGCTAAATGTCTTCCCTTTTCTTTGTCTTGCAGGTGGGACAAGCATGTGATCTCTGTTAGAGAGGCCAGAGCTTTTCCCAAGAACAACTCCAAAGAGTGGAGAAACAAATACATATGTGTGGAAGGTAAACATTTCAGTGGATGTAAAACGCTGCTGCCACCTCCACTTAATAATAACTGTAGCCTCAGTGTAAGAAACTCTTATTTGATCTGATCGatggtgttttgttgtgtttcagagcCATTTGAAAGAAATAACGTTGCCAGAGCAGTCCATGAGAAGATCAAGTTTGACTTCATCAAAGATCAGTTTGCAGAGGTACATGCTAGTCCAGATAACTGtgctctttattttatttcctttccatTAGCCGCTGTGGTCTAGCTATAAGTTCTTCATAATCCTCCTgtttctcatctctctgtctgctcagtCATTTCGGATCCTCCGTGAGAGGAAGGACCTGGACTCGATCCTCCCAGTCAGCGCCATCATTAATAGAGAGTCTGCAGTCAGGAGATGAGGGATTCCTCTAATTAGACGAGCTGAGTGGAGTCCTCTACCTCAACCCGACCCTTTGCCCAGAAACGATGACAGACCTTCGCGATGTGCTGAGCGAGGAGCCGTGCTGCCTCTGCACCTCACAGCCCAAAACGTTTCTGGGACGCTGAAAGTTCTGGCTGCTTTCATATCGGACACGTACAGTGTGTCCTCTGGCATCACCTTTTGAATATACTGCACTGTCAAACGTTTTGCTGTCTTTCCTAAATTTGTGTTGCATAATAATCCAGAAAACAAGAGTGTAAATAATTTACAATATTTGTGGAGTGACACCAGAGAGCTCTGGAGTCGAAACCTAAACTGGTGACAGAGAGATGCACTGAAGCAGGATGATAATTGTTCATGTTATATGAGATGGTTATTGCTGCTACACCACTAGTCCCAATGCACATGGAATTCCTGGGATGAAGTTAAGTTTGTTAACATAGTATGAGAAGATGCAAAAACCACTTGCAAACAGCTCATGTCTGAAGTTAGCTTAAATGGAATCAACTGCGTTCAGGTTTATAAAAACTCATTTTAGTGGTCACAGCCGTACTGCATAGTGTCATGAGAAATCTTGTTTCTGACttatatatgtaaaatatacagtatgaatATCCTCTTGGGATCAACTTGTAACATCAGAGCCTTTTTCTTGGTCAGTTTCTAAGTGATTTTGGGCTTAAACACGAAATTTGCTTTTTCTACCGCTACATTAAAGACcctctcttttttaaatcatctccTACTTTCTGTTTCTGAGCTTTTTAAACTGATGTTTAGGTTTGGATGATTTTGAGGTGATCATTGAGGGCTGCAATGATGCCTCACTCTGGATTTTTCCACTCCTTTATCACTGAACCtgatgtttttgtattattttgacaTTACTGGTAACAAACATACTGTGACCTTATAGATCTAAGATCTGCTTGATTTATTCGGACAAGTACAGATTTGTTATTCGTAAATTTTCAGTTCACTTAATACACGTTATTTACAGAATTCACACTTGTGAGtgactttgtttattttttgtccaTAGCTTATATTGTTCCTCAGCTCTTTTTGTACATTACTGactttcaaatgtttgttttaaaaaaattaaatttctGAAGATGTATGATTATGTCACTTCACATGTTTGACCTCTATGAGGCATCGTGTTTTCACGTTGTCCATCCacccattcttgtgaacacgataacTTAAGAGTGCTTTGAGGGaacttcttcaaatttgatacaAACCTTTCcgtggactcaaagatgaactgattagattttggaaGTCAAaggttttgccttgtgaatACATGATCTTAAGAACGTCTCAAGAGAATTCTTTTAAATTTGGTATAAATCTTCACTTaaactcacagatgaactgatgagattcgggttaaaggtcacagtggcatCGCAAAACATGATTTTGGACTCTTGAATATGACATCTaaagtctgcctttagggaatttcttcagattttgaccagttgtcacttgtaCTCAAAGATTAACTCATTACATCTCATTGGTCAGTGACCTCATTTGAGTTTGGAAAAAAACCCTATgttgactgaaactgcactggtttggGGAGGCATACCTGCTCTGGCAGACTGCACTCATCGGTTTTTGTGACTTCTGCATCATGCCAGCAGAACAAGGAGGGTAGATGTTtgcatggtggtggtggtggggggcttGAGCGTGGACCTCTTTAGCGTTGCCACCAGCAGCAGGGGGGACCATGCAGGGGGTACTGTTTCAGCACATGTCCTATATTTAACTTGGGGGATTTTGATCTTAAAGGCACATACCCTCAGTCAGCTGTTGGACACTGGCAAACGCCTCGAGCTACATGGTGGCAATTCTCTCAGATCTATAACAATATTGCATAACAGGTTTAAAATCTGACTACTTGGATTTGGTGTGTTATTGCGCTTAACTCAACAGCAAGTGAAATCGACCCACTCTCTATGTCCACTCCCCTCCGTTCATTCCCCCACTCACGTCTATTTCTGTCCCTCGCTGAGTCAGATGGACAGCTCCCAACTTAGAATGACACAAACAGGCAGAGCAACTCTCCCCAATTCAGAGAAGCTGAAAACATCAAGACGACAGTGAAAAAGGAAACATACAGAAAAACAGCATTGGGAACTGCAGAGTGGAAGAGCTGGGAGGACGTTAACAAGATGGAGGAGTGTGAGAGTCTGGCGACGGAGATGACCGAGCTGCAGGAGCTTCAGTCTGAAGCGTCCGAGGCCGTCAGTCAGGACGATGAAGACGAGTtagaggagctgcagaacagGTGCTTCACTCACTTATCTGGACTTTACACGCTGAATAATCTCAATTGTGGATCAGTTTGGGTGAAGTGGTGTCTTTTCTGCTGGGAGATGCATGAATGGAGTCTGTGAGTGGAAGAACCACTTGTTTGTGGCCTTGTCTTATCTCCTTATGGAGAATGAGACCCATGTTACACAATGAGTGCATCACTTAATACTTGATATGACCATCTGTGATTCAGTTCAGAGCAGGAATTGTGAGTGTGGCACGGCAGGTAGCTCTATTTGACTATTTGATACAGTCACCATCCCACATCATGCATCTCATTTATCGTGTTTCATTCTCAGTGCTGGAGCTATCCATGTCTTAAATAGTAGAAGACACCGATATGTTGGATGTATCTGGGAAGTCCAGGCATCTCTTCTCTAATATTACATGAGTGACGCTTTGGGATGTCACCTTGCTGTAGCCCCCCTCCATGAACCAAGCTGTATTCATAGCAGGAGGAACAGCTCGCGACACATTTCATCCTTATTTTTTCAGCTCATCCCTCACATTGGCAGCCTGGGCTTGAACACGTGGTCTAATGCTGGAGGTTGACACGTCAAGTAATCGTCTTGAGAAAAGATCAGCGGGCGTTCTGGTGTTGTCAGATTAGATTTTTCTGGTTCGCCTCAGTGCTGCAAAACATGAATTAGGGCAGATGCTGCTCAGatatgttttgatttgattcattgGTATGTTCTCTGCTTGCATTTCCAAGAGGCGTGCCAGGAGGATCTCCTCTTGCACTCAGAGTGTcaccccccttcctcctccagtgaACGGCACAAACAGCCTGATCTCTCCTTTCTCTAAATCTGTTCCATTTCTCCCTCCTTCAGTCTGCGAGAGGTTGTCCAGGACCAGTCGGTGAAGCCCAAACTGCAGTGCCTGATGGTGGATCCATCGTTCTCCATGGTGACAGTGCAGAGTGAGGACAGTGGTATCGTTTGGGAGACAGCCTCCAGCCGCTGCTCTACTCCCTGGGCCTCCGAGACGAGCTCCATTTCTGAAGCCTACAGCATGGATGGCTCTGGAGCCGCAGGGAAGATCACGATCATCTTCGATGAGGAGAAAATAGTCCGCAGGAGGATAAGGTCtggaggaaggagcagcagaCTGGGGGACAGGCTAAGCCGAGCTGGCAGCTCGAGATCCGCTTCAGCTCTGGGAGTGGAGCGACCGGAGATGATGGAGGTCTCTCTCCCCAACGTCAAAGAGGCGAAAACTGAAACAGAGCCAGACCTGGAAGAAATCAAAAACAAAGATCAACAACTGTTTAGTTTGATTTCTGAGGGTTATGAGATCCTCAACATCAGGGTCCCCTCCAAACTTCCTactgtggatgaggaggagagcacGGAGCTGCACGACAATTTGTCTTATCTGGACCAGACTCCACAGATCAGGTCCCGAAACCACCATGACTGGACACCAAATCACGTCCTGCCAGAGGAGGGGGAAGTACTGGATCACCAAGAGGTACGTATCTGAATGATTTGAACAATTATTATGATGGGATATCTCATTTCTAATGCTAGTCCTACCATTCACGTAAATTAATTTGTCCTATAAGATGCCTGTTTATTTGGAGATTTAAACATCACTATGTCCTGATTTGCTTATTTCTCCTCATCCCTCGGAACAGGACTCTTCTCAGCCATCAGCAGACACAGAAGCCggacacacacccactcagAAAGAGAGCACCAGTGACTTTGACTACTTTGAGAATTTTACCCTTTTGGATCATGCAGTTCCTGCAGAACAAGttccagagctgcagcaggaaaaccTACAGCCTCCAGTGAAACCCCAGGCAGAGGAGCAAACACCTACAAAGGAGACGGTCACAGACATTCCCTCTGCATCAGAAgactcttttgtctttgttacaGATGTGGATATAGTCGGAGAACACCTGGATGAGGTCTTCTACGGAGAAGGATCTCCTGCTGATGCACCGCAGCGGAAGGACGACGACGAGGCAGACGGAGGAGTTAGGATGAGGATGAGACGAGAGAGCCAGAGAACGATGAAGGAGGGCGGTTCGGTGTTGTTTGGGAGCGAGGAGACCACCCTCACACCCATCTATATCTCCCCTGGACCCCCGAAGATCATCGACCCCATCCTTCTGGAGGAGCCCACCGCCATGTCCTTCATGTACTCTGACCTCTACGAGGACGCTGTAGGCCAGCGGCAGAGGAGTGACGAGGAATACTCAGAGGCGGAGAGCGTCACGTCGGAGAAGTCTTACAAGAGACGTTTCTCAGATTCAGACGAGGCAGACGGCTACCTGGAgaagtttattttgaaggatgAAACTTCCACAGTGGAGGCCCAACCCGAGTCTGTGAAGGataagagggaggggaggatgaTGTTTTTACATAGTAAGTTTGAGATGACAGGGTGTCTAACAAGGATGGTCGAAGAAGCAGAAATAgacaagacaaagacagaggaacCGAAGATACAGGAGGTCAGAGCTGGAGACAGGAGTGACGATGTGCAATCAGCAACTTTTGAGGAGGAAATAGAAGTAGAGAAACTCTCAATGCTGACTGGAGAGCAGGATGGAGCAGAAGCCTCAGAAGAATCAGTTCAGGGGTTTAAACTGACAGAGGATAAGGAAATGAAACATGAGGTAAAAAGAGACCAGGCCGAGCCCCAGAGTAGCAGCACTGATGAACCACTTCCTGATATTcaagaggtggagaaggaagtagagcagaaagaaagagagagtgaggagtATCAGAGAGAAGAGCACAAAAAAAGTGAGCAAAGCTTGACTGAAACCAAGCAACCATGTCAGACACAAGAAGAGGCGGAAAAAATGCCTGAAGGGCTTGTAGAGGCCACAGATGAGACAGCACCTGAAAGCAATGAAGTACCACAGACGGACGTTCAATCAGAAATCCAATCAGAAACCAGTGAAAAGAGCTTGTCTGAAGAGGCAGCTGCTGACACCAAGATGGAGGCTGCTGATGAGAAAACAACGACTGAGGCCAAACCAGAGGTCGTGGTCGAAGAGGATATTATCACCTCGACCGAAACCTCAGGTGAAATGAAGACATCAGCTGTAACATCACCGTGTGAGGAAACAGAAGACATTCCTGAGGATGTTGGACCTGTGGAAGTAATCACCGACCGTGATAGTGCAGTGCAAGCAGTCGTGGAGGTAACTGAAAAAGCAGTGAATGAAACAGAGATCCAAACCCAGGTTCAGATTGATCTTCAGGAGGCAACACATGATGATACAACAGATTTTCCAACGGCAACGGTCGAGGCTGCAGCTAAGAGCCAGTCACCTGAATTTGTCGCTGAAGCTCATCAGGAATCAGAGGTTAAAACCGAGATTTCAAGCGAAGTAGCCGAACCCGTGATCCCGGAGGAAGTCGAGACGGATTCAGACGAAAAACATTGTGAAATCGTTGAAGCCCTGCAGCAGCAACCAGAGGAGTCAATGACTGAAGTCAAAGCTAAAACACCCACAGACGACACTGGGACTGTAGTTCAAGACATGGTGAGTGTAGGTGACGAGTTGATCCTCCTCGTCCCCAAAGGACAAGCTGTAGAGATGGACATTGACATCAGTCAGTGGTCAGACAAGACCCCAAGTGATGCACAAGCTCTCCCTGAACCTGATAGTGTATATGAGCATCTTGTAGCATCTGAAGATACACCAATGCcaatcaaagaaacaaagacagagactcGGTTGGAATTAGAACCAGTAGTCTATGAAAAGGTAGAAGAACCACTTGAAAATGACTTAGACAGAGCGTACTCACCACCTGCTCCTGTGGAGGACGtcgacacagaggagaagaagacagaggaggacgtAGATGAAGACGAGGgtgtcttttctcctcttaGGACCTTTACTCCCCTGGAGGATTTATCTGGGCTGCAGGGAGAGGATATACCACCAGAAGAACCAGATGTTGAACTGAAGGCCGAGGTGAACGAAGCGGCAGATGCCCCAGAAGCAATCATTATAATCCAGGATGTAGCTCCAGATGTTGATCTGCAAAGAGAGGATACAGAGCAAAAGATGGAGCAAGATGAGGTGGTTGAAGAGGCTCCAGAAGCTcctgtggaggagctggaatATGAGGTGATTTCTAAACAGGATGCAGAGGAGATGCCTGAATcggaaacacaaagagatgcaGAGGAATCCAGGCCTGAGTCTGgccagagcagagaggaaaggaggggtgtagagatggagatggaggaagagaaagtgtcCCCAGAAGAAGAGCTGATCGAGGCTGACTATGACATCATcgatgcagaggaggagaatcaGGCCCGACTggctgctgagctgcagggGATGGACTGGTTCTGTCTCACCTGTGGATGTCTGCTGCCAGAGGACGACTGTGAGTCAGGGAAACATCAGAGCCATGAGGTGACGTCAGTGGACAAAGCGTATGAGGAAATCAAGGTAGTGTACAAAGCACATATTGCATATGTTGTGATCTGTATAAAAGGTGTTTTAAATGTacagttttacatgtttgtaAAGGGAAACTTCACTGAAATCAGTTTACTTGTCATGACAGGTCCTTACTTTGGATTCATTATAAGTTTCTAACAAAAGATTATGTTCAGTTACACTATGGGAAATCTCATCATTATAATGTCGTGTGACATAAAGGCACCCTGTATTTGCATTATGCATGTCGAGTGGTTAGTCAGGCTCCTCCTCTAACAAAGGTAACAGGTAAAGGGAGAGCTGAGGCCAATGTTTCCTACATGTGCTGggagcagctgaccaatcaTAACAGAATGGGCCAgctagccaatcagagcagagcgGAGAGGGGcctcagaggctgaaaagaggagctgcagtaatGGACAATATAATGAAAGTGATGAGTTTTctgaaataatattaataatttaaatgattaaaattatgaataatgAACCACTAGACTTTAAGGAAatcatgaaatatatataatatatataataaaatactcaCATACAAGATAAACAGTGATACAAATTATAAAGTCATAAGTGCTTATCTTGAACATCAGCTCATTTGTAATGTACCATCAGCTGTCTTATTAGTTCATTTAGATATCTTATATACTGGGTGACATTAACAATTGATATGTATACTAATACTACACAAATATATGAGCTAAGTAAACATGCAAAGTATTAGTAAtcataatacatttattcaaaagaaatacaaaatgtgagaaatacatttaaaggaacagttgatctctttctgtctgttagTAAATAGGCCATTTCTCAAAAGAACATGGGAAACAATGGAAGATTAAAAGTGAGCCTGACCCGTATGATATAACACATTGAATGGTTGCAGAGAGTAACACAATTATTTATGTCAGGAGATTGAGTCTGAATCTGttagaagagaaaacatgtttttccttttcgTCTGTCCGTGGCCTCGGAGGGTCACAGCGTCTCCCAGATGTTCAAGTGCTTCAGCGGCTCGTGGCTGAAAcgtcacagcagcagtttccaTAACTTACGGCAGGCTGTAATCAAATAGCAGCTCATCATCCTACACTTTACCAGAATTATTACAACACACGGTTATGATCGTCACGCTCTTTACTGGAATTGGTTTGGATCATCATATAATAAACTGGTCCTAAATTAGTCGGCTATAACTTTTCCACTCATGCTGGCAAGGTTGTGGGCTCTCAGGCTGTGGCCAAGCACATTGAATTGTTGTGATGTAATGCTCCACTTTGATCTGTGGAAAGGTCCAGTGTGTCATCATCAAGCGGAGACTGAGCTGTGATctgttcccacacacacacacacacacacacacacaaacacacacacacaaacacacacacactgttctcgCTGTGGAGTTCCTCAGGGTCAGCACAGGGTCAgccacatttttattaaaaatatgttATTACACCTTCTAGCaatctaaaaaaatgtattacctGCAGTTTTCAAAAAGCTATAATTAGAGAAAGCTCATCAGTTTGCTACAAGATGCTTCATTCATCAGGAgagaaaatattcagttttgaaatatttgtctttatataaaGCTATGAGGATGTATTAGAAAACATATGATAAACTATCACAGTAAAATATGTGGCATCTAAATGACGGGAAAGCTGGACCAAACTGAGAATGATCAGATATCAGTTCCAGATGAAATTTGAACCTGGTCTGGGTAACATTCACAGcctgtaaactgtaaataagaAGCAGATCAAAGCTGTGATACAAGTCTGACCTCACTCAGACACTACACTTAGTGGAAAATCCATGGTGACAAGTTTACCAA belongs to Hippoglossus stenolepis isolate QCI-W04-F060 chromosome 9, HSTE1.2, whole genome shotgun sequence and includes:
- the tent2 gene encoding poly(A) RNA polymerase GLD2; translation: MFPRGAAPRGRSAHSHGPYPPPPVPRYYDYNHQRPAAANSFNVPGLERLPTYEWKSPPSTSQVAPLYTAAQSNRRKRQNEEYSPHVVKRQRLDSSTHPKTGSTSVRYPPRPCRPDQVFAGSSQSSFSGFHPSPHPNPWPEVPPVPENPIRLQTYDKDKLSTQMVELFEACQQQLSDLTWKEMCRARLQQDIQRVYAARLYLTGSSMSGFGCRSSDADLCLVLQVQKRPDAINVLSVLQKLFKTLPYVERTQLIRAKVPILRFKEKDSNLEFDLNINNITGIRNTFLLRSYAYADLRIKPMILVIKKWARHHQINDASKGTLSSYTLVLMILHYLQTLNEPVLPSLQRDHPECFNPFMDIDMVPEGPKNIPPFISRNQSSLGDLLLGFLKYYATNFRWDKHVISVREARAFPKNNSKEWRNKYICVEEPFERNNVARAVHEKIKFDFIKDQFAESFRILRERKDLDSILPVSAIINRESAVRR
- the cmya5 gene encoding cardiomyopathy-associated protein 5 — its product is MEECESLATEMTELQELQSEASEAVSQDDEDELEELQNSLREVVQDQSVKPKLQCLMVDPSFSMVTVQSEDSGIVWETASSRCSTPWASETSSISEAYSMDGSGAAGKITIIFDEEKIVRRRIRSGGRSSRLGDRLSRAGSSRSASALGVERPEMMEVSLPNVKEAKTETEPDLEEIKNKDQQLFSLISEGYEILNIRVPSKLPTVDEEESTELHDNLSYLDQTPQIRSRNHHDWTPNHVLPEEGEVLDHQEDSSQPSADTEAGHTPTQKESTSDFDYFENFTLLDHAVPAEQVPELQQENLQPPVKPQAEEQTPTKETVTDIPSASEDSFVFVTDVDIVGEHLDEVFYGEGSPADAPQRKDDDEADGGVRMRMRRESQRTMKEGGSVLFGSEETTLTPIYISPGPPKIIDPILLEEPTAMSFMYSDLYEDAVGQRQRSDEEYSEAESVTSEKSYKRRFSDSDEADGYLEKFILKDETSTVEAQPESVKDKREGRMMFLHSKFEMTGCLTRMVEEAEIDKTKTEEPKIQEVRAGDRSDDVQSATFEEEIEVEKLSMLTGEQDGAEASEESVQGFKLTEDKEMKHEVKRDQAEPQSSSTDEPLPDIQEVEKEVEQKERESEEYQREEHKKSEQSLTETKQPCQTQEEAEKMPEGLVEATDETAPESNEVPQTDVQSEIQSETSEKSLSEEAAADTKMEAADEKTTTEAKPEVVVEEDIITSTETSGEMKTSAVTSPCEETEDIPEDVGPVEVITDRDSAVQAVVEVTEKAVNETEIQTQVQIDLQEATHDDTTDFPTATVEAAAKSQSPEFVAEAHQESEVKTEISSEVAEPVIPEEVETDSDEKHCEIVEALQQQPEESMTEVKAKTPTDDTGTVVQDMVSVGDELILLVPKGQAVEMDIDISQWSDKTPSDAQALPEPDSVYEHLVASEDTPMPIKETKTETRLELEPVVYEKVEEPLENDLDRAYSPPAPVEDVDTEEKKTEEDVDEDEGVFSPLRTFTPLEDLSGLQGEDIPPEEPDVELKAEVNEAADAPEAIIIIQDVAPDVDLQREDTEQKMEQDEVVEEAPEAPVEELEYEVISKQDAEEMPESETQRDAEESRPESGQSREERRGVEMEMEEEKVSPEEELIEADYDIIDAEEENQARLAAELQGMDWFCLTCGCLLPEDDCESGKHQSHEVTSVDKAYEEIKEKLSDWISELQGRSENIEDLVSELELAYNTVEDQCVDGEVAMQAQNEEMMALVMEQYNNMSVSMEEEKKAKLEQLYDQIVSFQESIDTTKTTLETTAREAETDARSPEDIRERLEAALDSAMSLELGPKGLLVFEDYAKGNTSSSHVEHRKGIPVPQRPTLQHQEPGSATSTSVTVYWKVNPGDIIDCFQVYCMEDPHGAVSEEYRVTVKESYCVLEELEPDKTYKVWVMAVNYTGCSLPSERLAFTTAPSVPVIDTERCTIMWDSATLRWQKQTPGQSYTLEYCRQYDLEGEGLRTISGIRICEQRVLLQPNENYLFYIKAVNEAGASEQSEAALISTKGTRFHLLKASAHPALELSEDQTALHYSQDTHEYMPHADKQFPSVLGELLSARGRYYWETIVSGSTAYRLGVAYSAANRDSSLGENSQSWCLQCVPTPSGCRYQLLHNHVQSSVFVIDMPERVGTLLDYQLGRLSFYNPLSGQMLGTFSQRFTQPCHPALALEMPGSLEVRMVLDVPEFTKDS